The region GCTGCTCAGCGGCGGGCGACGTCATGACGCGGCCTCCTCATTCATCTCAGGCGGGCACGGAACCACAGGGCGCGGAACCTTCTCGGCAGCCCTGCGCTGCCGCAGGGAGGACCCGTCGAAGGCGGCCCGGGCGTTGAGCTTGTAGAAGACCACCCGGCCAACGGTCTCCGCCAGCACCAGGTAACCCCCGCGGTGAAGATTACCCACCGACTTGCCCACAGCATTCGCACGCAACTCCAGCTCAGCGGCGATCTCGCGGAAACTCTGCCGCAGCGGCTGGTCACCCACGGGCGCGTTGAACAGGTAGTGGCCGTAGACCAGCTTGTCATTCTTCGTATACCCGCTGTCCTTCGCCCACAGCGCGGCGCCGTTGACCTTGCTTGCGTTCACGTGCCGGCCGCCACCGCTCCAGTCGTACGGCTCCTTGTCCTCATCGGCTCCGAGCAGCTCCAGCTGGACGTACTCGCCGGTG is a window of Streptomyces sp. ITFR-21 DNA encoding:
- a CDS encoding transcriptional regulator, coding for MRSSMGRVRPAVNTSTGEYVQLELLGADEDKEPYDWSGGGRHVNASKVNGAALWAKDSGYTKNDKLVYGHYLFNAPVGDQPLRQSFREIAAELELRANAVGKSVGNLHRGGYLVLAETVGRVVFYKLNARAAFDGSSLRQRRAAEKVPRPVVPCPPEMNEEAAS